A single window of Mycolicibacterium aurum DNA harbors:
- a CDS encoding arylsulfatase has protein sequence MSESSAQGPTSAGSNDVARNILPIPDPQHVGLTTYDARDPDTTYPPITMLRPPEGAPNILIVLLDDVGFGASSAFGGPCNTPTAERLAANGVKLNRFHTTALCSPTRQALLTGRNHHSVGMGGVTEIATSAPGYSSIRPKDKAPVAETLRLNGYSTSQFGKCHEVPVWEVSPVGPFGQWPTGSGFEHFYGFIGGEANQYYPGLYEGTTPVEPEKTPEEGYTLTEDLADRAITWVRQQKALAPDKPFFMYFAPGATHAPHHVPKEWSDKYRGKFDDGWDVLRETMLPKQKALGVVPENAELTARHDEIPAWDDMPAELKPVLARQMEIYAGFLEQTDYEVGRVVDAIDDLGVLDNTLIYYIIGDNGASAEGTPNGCFNEMCTLNGLAGIETTEFLLSKIDDFGTPAAYNHYAVGWAHALCGPYQWTKQVASHWGGTRNGTIVHWPKGITAKGETRDQFHHVIDVVPTILEAANLPAPTVVNSIQQAPLEGVSMMPTLRSRDAEETHTVQYFEMFGNRGIYHKGWTAVTKHRTPWLVQHPTLEEDVWELYAPDDWTQAHDLAAEHPEKLADLQRLWLIEAVKYNVVPIDDRSFERFDSGIAGRPQLIKGTTQMLFSGMRLLENCVLNIKNRSHSVTAMISVPDDGAKGVIVSQGGGVGGWCLYTHENRLKYCYNFFGIDYYYVTADQPIPPGQHHVGFEFAYDGGGLAKGGTVTLYCDGKPVGTGRVERTEPMAFSADEACDVGSDTGSPTSPDYGPHGNRFTGTIDWVRIDVGDDAHDHLITPQDKMTISMARQ, from the coding sequence TTGTCTGAATCATCAGCTCAGGGTCCAACGTCAGCAGGTTCGAATGATGTCGCGCGCAACATTCTTCCGATTCCTGACCCGCAGCACGTCGGGTTGACCACCTACGACGCCAGAGATCCCGATACCACGTATCCGCCCATCACGATGCTGCGGCCGCCCGAAGGCGCTCCCAATATCCTGATCGTTCTCCTCGACGACGTGGGCTTCGGCGCCAGCTCGGCCTTCGGCGGTCCGTGCAATACGCCGACCGCGGAGCGGCTCGCGGCCAATGGTGTGAAGCTCAACAGGTTCCACACCACGGCCCTGTGCTCGCCCACCCGTCAGGCTCTGCTGACCGGGCGCAATCATCACTCGGTAGGGATGGGTGGGGTCACCGAGATCGCCACATCGGCGCCGGGCTACTCCAGCATCCGGCCGAAGGACAAAGCTCCCGTTGCCGAAACGCTGCGCCTGAACGGGTACTCGACCAGCCAGTTCGGCAAGTGCCACGAGGTGCCGGTGTGGGAGGTCTCACCGGTCGGGCCGTTCGGGCAGTGGCCCACGGGATCTGGCTTCGAGCACTTCTACGGATTCATCGGGGGAGAAGCCAACCAGTACTACCCGGGCCTGTACGAGGGCACCACACCTGTCGAACCGGAGAAGACGCCGGAGGAGGGCTACACGCTCACCGAGGATCTGGCCGATCGCGCGATCACCTGGGTACGCCAGCAGAAGGCATTGGCACCGGACAAGCCGTTCTTCATGTACTTCGCGCCGGGCGCCACGCACGCGCCCCACCATGTGCCCAAGGAGTGGTCGGACAAGTACCGCGGCAAGTTCGACGACGGGTGGGACGTCCTGCGGGAGACCATGCTGCCCAAGCAGAAAGCGCTGGGCGTCGTCCCCGAGAATGCGGAGTTGACCGCACGCCACGACGAGATCCCGGCGTGGGACGACATGCCCGCCGAACTGAAACCTGTGCTCGCCCGGCAGATGGAGATCTACGCCGGCTTCCTCGAGCAGACCGACTACGAGGTCGGCCGGGTGGTCGACGCGATCGACGATCTCGGGGTCCTCGACAACACGCTGATCTACTACATCATCGGCGACAACGGTGCGTCGGCCGAAGGCACGCCGAACGGCTGTTTCAACGAGATGTGCACACTGAACGGCCTGGCGGGCATCGAGACCACGGAGTTCCTGCTGTCGAAGATCGACGACTTCGGGACCCCCGCCGCGTACAACCACTACGCCGTCGGGTGGGCGCACGCGCTGTGCGGACCGTATCAGTGGACCAAGCAGGTCGCGTCCCACTGGGGTGGCACGCGTAACGGGACAATCGTCCACTGGCCGAAAGGGATTACGGCCAAAGGTGAGACACGCGATCAGTTCCACCACGTCATCGACGTGGTGCCGACGATCCTCGAGGCCGCGAACCTGCCTGCCCCCACGGTGGTGAACAGCATCCAGCAGGCCCCGCTCGAGGGGGTCAGCATGATGCCCACGTTGCGCAGCCGCGACGCGGAGGAAACGCACACCGTGCAGTACTTCGAGATGTTCGGCAACCGGGGCATCTACCACAAGGGCTGGACCGCGGTCACCAAGCATCGCACGCCGTGGCTCGTCCAGCATCCGACCCTCGAGGAGGACGTCTGGGAGCTCTACGCCCCCGACGACTGGACGCAGGCCCACGACCTCGCGGCCGAGCATCCCGAGAAGCTCGCTGACCTGCAACGACTTTGGCTGATCGAGGCGGTCAAGTACAACGTGGTGCCGATCGACGATCGCTCGTTCGAGCGTTTCGATTCCGGCATCGCCGGCAGGCCGCAGTTGATCAAGGGAACCACGCAGATGCTGTTCTCCGGCATGCGGCTGCTGGAGAACTGCGTGCTGAACATCAAGAACCGCTCGCATTCGGTGACGGCGATGATCTCGGTTCCGGATGACGGCGCCAAGGGTGTCATCGTCAGCCAGGGTGGCGGCGTGGGCGGCTGGTGCCTGTACACCCACGAGAACCGGCTGAAGTACTGCTACAACTTCTTCGGCATCGACTACTACTACGTCACGGCCGATCAACCGATTCCGCCGGGGCAGCATCACGTCGGCTTCGAATTCGCTTACGACGGCGGCGGTTTGGCCAAAGGTGGCACTGTCACGCTCTATTGCGACGGAAAGCCCGTCGGGACAGGGCGAGTCGAGCGGACCGAACCGATGGCGTTCTCCGCCGACGAGGCCTGCGACGTCGGGTCCGACACCGGCTCGCCGACCTCACCGGACTATGGCCCGCACGGCAATCGCTTCACGGGCACCATCGACTGGGTGAGGATCGACGTCGGTGACGACGCCCACGACCACCTCATCACGCCGCAGGACAAGATGACCATCTCGATGGCCCGGCAGTAG